From Bifidobacterium sp. ESL0790, one genomic window encodes:
- a CDS encoding ATP-dependent helicase has translation MEAMTEQAGEMLEGLDEAQLAAATALGGPVRIIAGAGAGKTRTVTRRIAYACKSGKWEAGRTLAVTFSIRAANEMKKRLATLGVGGEVTAATFHSAALHQLRQVWTEITEAPFPRVATDTKDIINRAVTRATDSDQFDEMTNRNLLAEINWAKVSLIAPDDYARVCAATHRTPPAGLDPERFAEIYVAYEQEKTARGEMDFNDILLLDCHVLDAFDEQAAQIRRSVGWLTVDEYQDVSPLQHRLMQLWLKGNRNVCVVGDPAQTIYSFAGASSYGLLHFADEFGPLSADIDLNTDYRSTPQVVSCANRVLASAPNREDYLRLVSPRGKGMRVVKTVYDDDDEEARGVAQRIARFVADGAKPSDCAVLTRLNAQQQVVGRALKGQDLPYRTRRDAGWRQSALGETDQAKRDALEALNLRAEPGVTISTIHAAKGLEFKHVFLIGCSEGLLPYGSPAPGPDLEEERRLMYVGVTRAEDSLHISYARSKDPASTFARTPSRFI, from the coding sequence ATGGAGGCCATGACGGAACAAGCGGGGGAGATGCTCGAGGGCCTCGATGAGGCGCAGCTGGCGGCGGCCACGGCGCTCGGCGGCCCGGTGCGCATCATCGCGGGCGCGGGGGCGGGCAAGACCCGCACGGTCACCCGCCGCATCGCCTATGCGTGCAAAAGCGGCAAGTGGGAGGCCGGCCGTACGCTGGCGGTCACCTTCTCAATCAGGGCCGCCAACGAGATGAAGAAGCGCCTGGCCACGTTGGGTGTGGGTGGCGAGGTCACCGCCGCCACCTTCCATTCCGCCGCGCTGCACCAGCTGCGTCAGGTGTGGACGGAGATCACCGAGGCGCCCTTCCCGCGCGTCGCCACCGACACCAAAGACATCATCAACCGGGCGGTGACGCGCGCCACCGACTCCGACCAGTTCGACGAGATGACCAACCGCAACCTGCTCGCCGAGATCAACTGGGCCAAGGTCTCGCTCATCGCGCCCGACGATTACGCGCGTGTCTGCGCCGCCACCCACCGCACACCTCCCGCCGGCCTCGACCCCGAGCGGTTCGCCGAGATCTACGTGGCCTACGAGCAGGAGAAGACGGCTCGTGGGGAGATGGACTTCAACGACATTTTGCTCTTGGATTGCCACGTGCTCGACGCCTTCGACGAGCAGGCCGCGCAGATCCGCCGCTCCGTCGGCTGGCTCACCGTCGACGAGTACCAGGACGTCTCGCCCCTGCAGCACCGGCTCATGCAACTGTGGCTCAAGGGCAACCGCAACGTGTGCGTGGTGGGCGACCCGGCCCAGACCATCTATTCCTTCGCGGGGGCCTCGAGCTATGGCCTGCTGCATTTCGCCGACGAGTTCGGCCCGCTGAGCGCCGACATCGATTTGAACACCGATTACCGCTCCACCCCGCAGGTCGTCTCCTGCGCCAACCGCGTGCTGGCCTCGGCGCCCAACCGTGAGGATTACCTGCGCCTCGTCTCGCCGCGCGGCAAGGGCATGCGCGTGGTGAAGACGGTCTACGACGATGACGACGAGGAGGCGCGTGGCGTGGCGCAACGCATCGCCCGCTTCGTCGCCGACGGGGCCAAACCTTCGGATTGCGCGGTGCTCACGCGGCTGAATGCCCAGCAGCAGGTGGTCGGGCGTGCGTTGAAGGGGCAGGACCTGCCCTACCGCACCAGGCGTGACGCCGGCTGGCGGCAGTCGGCGTTGGGGGAGACCGACCAGGCCAAGCGCGACGCGTTGGAGGCGCTCAATCTGCGGGCCGAGCCGGGGGTCACCATCTCGACCATCCACGCGGCCAAAGGCCTCGAGTTCAAGCATGTCTTTCTGATCGGCTGCTCCGAAGGGCTGCTGCCATATGGCTCGCCGGCCCCGGGGCCCGACCTTGAGGAGGAGCGGCGGCTGATGTACGTCGGCGTCACCCGCGCCGAGGACTCGTTGCACATCTCGTACGCGCGCAGCAAGGACCCGGCCTCCACCTTCGCCCGCACCCCGAGCCGGTTCATCTAA
- a CDS encoding vitamin K epoxide reductase family protein: MPMGVQQQLTQRKKPTGFFHGNIWNYLIMLIAAAVGLFASLMLAADTLKLARNPNKALGCDVNSVLSCSTVAESWQAEIIKFGGLSFPNAFFGIAAYSVFITIAVIGLTGSKLPHWFNLCTWLGSVAALCYAYWLFTQSMFVIRALCPWCMTMMFATTFMFMATSHATVTVQHIPRNAKALNTYYRMRYDLMVDVVWILAIIALIFVNEGAAIFA; encoded by the coding sequence ATGCCCATGGGCGTGCAGCAGCAGCTCACGCAACGCAAGAAGCCGACCGGTTTCTTCCATGGCAATATATGGAACTATCTGATCATGCTCATCGCCGCGGCCGTCGGCCTTTTCGCCTCGCTGATGCTGGCCGCCGACACCCTGAAGCTCGCGCGTAACCCCAACAAGGCGTTGGGTTGCGACGTCAACTCCGTGCTCTCCTGCTCCACCGTGGCCGAATCGTGGCAAGCCGAGATCATCAAGTTCGGCGGCCTGAGCTTCCCGAACGCCTTCTTCGGCATCGCCGCCTACAGCGTCTTCATCACCATCGCGGTGATCGGGCTCACCGGCAGCAAGCTGCCCCACTGGTTCAACCTGTGCACCTGGCTCGGCAGCGTGGCGGCGCTGTGCTACGCCTACTGGCTCTTCACCCAGTCGATGTTCGTCATCCGCGCCCTGTGCCCGTGGTGCATGACCATGATGTTCGCCACGACCTTCATGTTCATGGCGACCTCGCACGCCACGGTGACCGTGCAGCATATCCCGCGCAACGCCAAGGCGCTCAACACCTACTACCGCATGCGTTACGACCTGATGGTGGACGTGGTCTGGATCCTCGCCATCATCGCGCTTATCTTCGTCAACGAGGGCGCGGCCATCTTCGCCTGA
- the glyA gene encoding serine hydroxymethyltransferase, which produces MFNAPIAQADPEISSLINDELKRQQNGLEMIASENFVPRAVLDAQGSVLTNKYAEGYPGRRYYGGCEFVDGVETLARNRAKELFGAEFANVQPHSGAQANAAVYQALIKPGDTVLGLALDHGGHLTHGTKMNFSGKFYHAESYGVNPDTFLIDPEIIRQRALETHPQLIVGGWSAYPRIEDFAALKEIADEVGAKLWVDMAHFAGMVAAKLHPSPVPYADVVSSTAHKTLGGPRSGFILAKKEYGKKINSAVFPGQQGGPLMHIIAAKAVAFKVAGTEAFKHRMERTLEGAKILADRLNADDVKAQGITVLTGGTDVHLVMVDLRNSEMDGQQGENLLAECGITVNRNTVPFDPRPASVASGLRIGTSALATRGFAAPQYEEVADIIGTALAGGKDADVEALRARVTKLTEDFPLYPGL; this is translated from the coding sequence ATGTTCAACGCACCCATCGCACAAGCGGACCCCGAAATCTCGTCGCTCATCAATGACGAGCTCAAGCGTCAGCAGAACGGCCTTGAGATGATCGCCTCCGAAAACTTCGTGCCCCGCGCCGTGCTTGACGCGCAAGGCTCCGTGCTGACCAACAAGTACGCCGAGGGCTACCCCGGGCGCCGCTACTACGGCGGCTGCGAGTTCGTGGACGGCGTGGAGACGCTGGCCCGCAACCGCGCCAAGGAGCTCTTCGGCGCCGAGTTCGCCAACGTGCAGCCCCATTCGGGCGCGCAGGCCAACGCCGCCGTCTACCAGGCGCTCATCAAGCCGGGCGACACCGTGCTGGGCCTCGCGCTCGACCATGGCGGCCACCTGACCCACGGCACCAAGATGAACTTCTCGGGCAAGTTCTACCATGCCGAGTCCTACGGCGTGAACCCCGACACCTTCCTGATCGATCCCGAGATCATCCGCCAGCGCGCGCTCGAGACCCACCCGCAGCTCATCGTGGGCGGCTGGAGCGCCTACCCGCGCATCGAGGACTTCGCGGCGTTGAAGGAGATCGCCGACGAGGTCGGGGCGAAGCTGTGGGTCGACATGGCCCACTTCGCCGGCATGGTGGCGGCCAAGCTGCACCCGAGCCCCGTACCTTACGCCGACGTGGTCTCCTCCACCGCGCACAAGACGCTCGGCGGGCCGCGTTCCGGCTTCATCCTGGCCAAGAAGGAATACGGCAAGAAGATCAACTCCGCCGTCTTCCCCGGCCAGCAGGGCGGGCCGCTCATGCACATCATCGCCGCCAAGGCCGTGGCCTTCAAGGTCGCCGGCACCGAGGCGTTCAAACATCGCATGGAGCGCACGCTCGAGGGCGCGAAGATCCTGGCCGACCGCCTCAACGCCGACGATGTGAAAGCGCAGGGCATCACCGTTCTGACCGGCGGCACCGACGTGCACCTGGTGATGGTCGACCTACGCAACAGCGAGATGGACGGGCAGCAGGGCGAGAACCTGCTGGCGGAATGCGGCATCACCGTCAACCGCAACACCGTGCCCTTCGACCCGCGCCCGGCCTCCGTGGCCTCGGGCCTGCGCATCGGCACCTCGGCGCTGGCCACGCGTGGCTTCGCGGCCCCGCAGTACGAGGAGGTGGCCGACATCATCGGCACCGCTCTGGCCGGCGGAAAGGACGCCGACGTGGAAGCGCTGCGTGCCCGCGTCACCAAGCTCACCGAGGACTTCCCCCTCTACCCCGGCCTGTGA
- a CDS encoding phosphotransferase yields MTLPKNFKLAALASAAMPSVAVAGVRESGQDSATDDRMGITHAVVQDASGRCYDVFASDEDAGRKRLRQRAKAARTLERSREVGGLGFALDRALAFRDAGEKSPTGDYAVLVTPYAEGEARQLDLLTLEDASSVGTAIGAIHRQRSSFLTENHYSAFTTGQIRAQLTGWIQRLQQAGHIPPAITSSWAQVIETEGLWSFSTCLVHGGFQDGDFIFSGSSITEVSNWQNMQINDPARDLAWMFAKMDEPHRSALMGSYGRMMGSRIDDLIMLRANLWLQMEQVGEFIEALNQADNTKIMRFKAQVEHLAHQLTVVTNRATSASSATIAATVAHQNAAANSNDENDDTNASNPLGSSDSGELFADDATGETDRTGSAEVLRNQPSDSTESHPVAASSAKASRPYPDMPSPSSSATMVLTQAGKDSINDASSDSSSELGGQGHDEKEHADSAAPTMLIPLLERQERALHDAQIGLEEYEEHEHEQAEHHDDLDSKADAEASDEALEDSTGEAEVAVQMSMAIPETDDEGDADDATNDGLGDDASDSDSEGNTLKDETARDGDATADESDGTIDDDSSEDIDEAESKIDDTSDDDDSDADAEDDGKKQSSASDQS; encoded by the coding sequence GTGACTTTACCGAAGAACTTCAAGCTGGCGGCGCTCGCCTCCGCCGCCATGCCCAGCGTCGCCGTGGCCGGCGTGCGCGAAAGCGGGCAGGACAGCGCCACGGACGATCGCATGGGCATCACCCACGCCGTGGTGCAGGATGCCTCGGGCCGTTGCTATGACGTTTTCGCCTCCGACGAGGATGCCGGACGCAAGCGCCTCCGCCAGCGCGCCAAGGCCGCGCGAACCCTCGAGCGCTCACGTGAGGTGGGCGGGCTCGGCTTCGCGCTCGACCGCGCTCTGGCCTTCCGCGACGCGGGCGAGAAAAGCCCGACCGGCGACTACGCCGTGTTGGTGACCCCGTATGCCGAGGGCGAGGCACGACAGCTCGATCTGCTGACCCTCGAGGACGCCTCGAGCGTGGGCACCGCCATCGGCGCCATCCACCGCCAGCGTTCCAGTTTCCTGACCGAGAACCACTACTCGGCCTTCACCACCGGGCAGATCCGCGCGCAGTTGACTGGCTGGATCCAGCGTCTGCAGCAGGCCGGGCACATCCCGCCCGCCATCACCTCGAGCTGGGCGCAGGTCATCGAGACGGAGGGGCTGTGGTCCTTCTCCACCTGCCTGGTGCACGGCGGATTCCAGGATGGCGATTTCATCTTCTCCGGCTCCTCGATCACCGAGGTGAGCAACTGGCAGAACATGCAGATCAACGACCCGGCGCGCGACCTGGCGTGGATGTTCGCCAAGATGGACGAGCCGCACCGCAGCGCGCTCATGGGCTCCTACGGGCGCATGATGGGCTCGCGCATCGACGACCTCATCATGCTGCGCGCCAACCTGTGGCTGCAGATGGAGCAGGTCGGCGAGTTCATCGAGGCCCTGAACCAGGCCGACAACACCAAGATCATGCGTTTCAAGGCGCAGGTGGAGCATCTGGCCCACCAGCTCACCGTCGTGACCAACCGCGCCACCTCGGCCTCGAGCGCCACCATCGCCGCCACCGTGGCCCATCAGAACGCGGCCGCGAATTCCAACGACGAGAACGACGACACCAACGCCTCGAACCCGCTTGGTTCCAGCGATTCCGGCGAACTGTTCGCCGATGACGCGACCGGCGAGACCGACCGCACCGGTTCGGCCGAGGTGCTGCGTAACCAGCCTTCGGATTCCACCGAGAGCCACCCGGTCGCCGCTTCCAGCGCCAAAGCGTCACGCCCCTACCCCGACATGCCCTCCCCCTCCTCGAGCGCCACCATGGTGCTCACCCAGGCCGGCAAGGATTCCATCAACGACGCCTCGAGCGATTCGTCTTCCGAGCTTGGCGGGCAAGGCCACGATGAGAAGGAGCACGCTGATAGCGCCGCCCCGACCATGCTCATCCCACTGCTCGAGCGCCAGGAGCGTGCGTTGCACGACGCGCAGATCGGGCTTGAGGAATACGAGGAGCATGAGCACGAGCAGGCCGAGCATCATGATGATCTCGATTCCAAGGCCGATGCCGAAGCCAGCGACGAGGCCTTGGAGGATTCGACGGGCGAGGCCGAGGTGGCCGTGCAGATGAGCATGGCGATTCCCGAGACCGATGACGAAGGCGACGCTGACGACGCCACCAACGACGGCTTGGGCGATGACGCCAGTGACAGTGACTCCGAAGGCAATACGCTGAAGGATGAAACCGCTCGCGACGGCGATGCTACCGCTGACGAATCCGACGGCACCATTGACGATGACTCTTCGGAAGATATCGACGAAGCGGAATCGAAAATTGACGACACTTCTGACGACGATGACAGCGACGCCGACGCGGAAGACGACGGCAAGAAGCAGTCTTCGGCATCCGACCAATCGTGA
- a CDS encoding S16 family serine protease, with translation MARNRRQNAQESTDSQTETTVGQAPMAEAVSPVASQATDQAARRGQWQSFKRYFTRHSLRYFAGLICVVLCLAVLVLPSPYVIESPGPTQDVLTSVDGKPVIKVTGVKTYKTRGKLLMLTANVQGVPGSPAAGWQTLVAWIDPHEEVLPSEAVFPVGQSEQDYEKDSGKEMTGSQDSASVAALDFAKKHGIDTAGAKVSMHVDDIGGPSAGMMYALGVINKLTPADETGGKVIAGTGTISKSGKVGKIGSVRLKMLGAKRDGATWFLSPASNCDEVVGHVPGGLRDVKVSTLDDAYKAVKAIGSGHGDSLPHCTVG, from the coding sequence ATGGCACGAAATCGGCGGCAAAACGCGCAAGAATCCACAGATTCCCAGACCGAAACGACGGTGGGGCAGGCCCCCATGGCCGAGGCCGTCAGCCCGGTCGCCAGCCAAGCCACCGACCAGGCCGCGCGTCGTGGTCAGTGGCAATCCTTCAAGCGTTATTTCACCCGCCATTCCCTGCGGTATTTCGCCGGCCTCATCTGCGTGGTGCTCTGCCTGGCCGTGCTGGTGCTGCCGAGCCCCTACGTCATCGAGTCGCCCGGCCCCACCCAGGACGTGCTCACCAGCGTCGACGGCAAGCCGGTCATCAAGGTCACGGGCGTCAAGACCTACAAGACCCGCGGCAAGCTCCTGATGCTCACCGCCAACGTGCAGGGCGTGCCCGGCTCCCCGGCCGCGGGCTGGCAGACCCTCGTGGCCTGGATTGACCCGCATGAGGAGGTCCTACCCAGCGAGGCCGTGTTCCCCGTGGGCCAGTCCGAGCAGGACTATGAGAAGGACTCTGGCAAGGAGATGACCGGCTCGCAGGATTCGGCCAGCGTCGCCGCGCTCGACTTCGCCAAGAAGCACGGCATCGATACGGCCGGCGCGAAGGTGAGCATGCACGTCGACGACATCGGCGGCCCCTCGGCCGGCATGATGTACGCGCTCGGGGTCATCAACAAGCTCACCCCCGCCGACGAGACGGGCGGCAAGGTCATCGCGGGCACGGGCACCATCTCCAAATCCGGCAAGGTCGGCAAGATCGGCAGCGTCAGGCTCAAGATGTTGGGCGCCAAGCGCGACGGAGCCACCTGGTTCCTGTCGCCAGCCTCCAATTGCGACGAGGTCGTGGGGCATGTGCCCGGCGGGCTGCGCGACGTGAAGGTCTCCACGCTGGATGACGCCTACAAGGCTGTGAAGGCCATCGGCAGCGGGCACGGCGATTCGTTGCCGCACTGCACCGTCGGCTAG
- a CDS encoding zinc-dependent metalloprotease has translation MDENAIHQWLIECFGQVQGDMAFNQLNALPDAVKEQLFGQDLSRLPKPQEVQALMQAFTSSGLNTVGDMQRTAEQGPINVQLASSIALTQANDESSEKTVSAENGEAVRRAMTEANLWLDTACELDPAPGTPQAFTRADWVNATIDSWAKFASPVEQSMSDALSAVISERFGDSFGEGSIAGVFAGPIPIQIPDSMKDPAQIMRMVGNMAYSMQLGHAAGNLSHEVRGSFDQGIALQKNPAGALIAQNAVEYAKSLQIDQAEVLAFLALEEVAHARLFAHVPWLMPRFEALIGKYARGVNIDLDAVEEQLREATSMDPESISGAVDLTKVGIPDTPEQKEAMESLETLLALVEGWVDCVTWRAGMAHLPHIDQLREMVRRERAVGGPAEQTFENLLGLQLRPKRMREAASVWEKITAEQGDVARDEMWSHPDLLPKLPDPDRDGAIAGGAEAAGVGEDADSKADEATTNGTGESTANGADSGSGKSGSHIDWDAELSKLLDDENNAHHDDDADSTDGDDLNDGSNSADGKPDDGGDSGSDDGGDSSNPSADADSDGDKPAES, from the coding sequence ATGGACGAGAACGCGATTCACCAATGGCTGATCGAATGCTTTGGCCAGGTGCAAGGCGACATGGCCTTCAACCAGCTCAACGCCCTGCCCGACGCGGTCAAGGAGCAGCTGTTCGGCCAGGACCTCTCGCGTCTGCCGAAGCCCCAGGAGGTGCAGGCGCTCATGCAGGCGTTCACCTCGAGCGGGCTCAACACCGTCGGTGACATGCAGCGCACGGCCGAGCAGGGGCCGATCAACGTGCAGCTCGCCTCGTCCATCGCGCTGACCCAGGCCAACGACGAATCGAGCGAGAAGACCGTGAGCGCCGAGAACGGCGAGGCGGTGCGCCGGGCCATGACCGAGGCGAACCTGTGGCTCGACACGGCCTGTGAGCTGGACCCCGCGCCGGGCACGCCCCAGGCCTTCACCCGCGCCGACTGGGTCAACGCCACCATCGACTCGTGGGCGAAGTTCGCCAGCCCGGTGGAGCAGTCGATGAGCGACGCGCTCTCCGCGGTGATCTCCGAACGTTTCGGCGACAGCTTCGGCGAGGGCAGCATCGCGGGCGTTTTCGCGGGGCCGATCCCCATCCAGATCCCCGACAGCATGAAGGACCCGGCGCAGATCATGCGCATGGTGGGCAACATGGCCTATTCGATGCAGCTCGGGCACGCCGCCGGCAACCTCTCGCACGAGGTGCGCGGCAGCTTCGACCAGGGCATCGCGCTGCAGAAGAACCCGGCCGGCGCGCTCATCGCGCAGAACGCCGTGGAATACGCGAAATCGTTGCAGATCGACCAGGCCGAGGTGCTCGCCTTTTTGGCCCTCGAGGAAGTGGCACACGCCAGGCTCTTCGCGCATGTGCCGTGGCTCATGCCGCGTTTCGAGGCGCTGATCGGCAAGTACGCGCGTGGCGTCAACATCGACCTTGACGCGGTGGAGGAGCAGCTGCGCGAGGCCACCTCGATGGACCCCGAGTCGATCTCCGGGGCCGTGGACCTCACCAAGGTCGGCATCCCCGACACCCCCGAGCAGAAGGAGGCCATGGAGAGCCTCGAGACGCTGCTGGCGCTGGTGGAGGGCTGGGTGGATTGCGTCACCTGGCGGGCCGGCATGGCCCACTTGCCGCATATCGACCAGCTGCGCGAGATGGTGCGCCGCGAGCGCGCGGTGGGCGGCCCGGCCGAGCAGACCTTCGAGAACCTGCTGGGCCTGCAGCTGCGCCCCAAGCGCATGCGCGAGGCGGCCTCCGTTTGGGAGAAGATCACCGCCGAGCAGGGCGACGTGGCGCGCGATGAGATGTGGTCGCACCCCGACCTGTTGCCGAAGCTGCCCGACCCCGACCGTGACGGCGCGATCGCCGGTGGTGCTGAGGCGGCAGGCGTTGGCGAGGACGCGGATTCGAAGGCCGACGAGGCCACGACGAACGGAACTGGCGAATCCACGGCCAACGGCGCGGATTCGGGCTCCGGCAAATCAGGCTCGCATATCGATTGGGACGCGGAGCTCAGCAAGCTGCTGGACGACGAGAACAACGCCCATCATGACGATGACGCCGACTCGACCGACGGCGATGATTTGAACGATGGCAGCAACTCGGCTGATGGCAAGCCTGACGACGGCGGCGATTCCGGTTCCGACGACGGCGGCGATTCCAGCAATCCCAGCGCCGATGCCGACTCCGACGGCGACAAGCCAGCCGAAAGCTGA
- a CDS encoding DUF3107 domain-containing protein produces MDVEFGIQNVARPVNFTTDDSAEKVGDAVRQAVTKGEPIDLVDDKGRHIIVPAGALGYAMIGSETKHAVGFGAL; encoded by the coding sequence ATGGACGTCGAATTCGGCATTCAGAATGTGGCCCGCCCGGTCAATTTCACCACCGACGACAGCGCCGAGAAGGTGGGCGACGCCGTGCGCCAGGCCGTCACGAAGGGCGAGCCGATCGACCTGGTCGACGACAAGGGCCGCCACATCATCGTGCCCGCCGGCGCCCTTGGCTACGCCATGATCGGCTCCGAGACCAAGCATGCGGTCGGCTTCGGCGCCCTCTGA
- a CDS encoding PHP domain-containing protein, with translation MTRHVPPHDRNCANGWDLHCHTVYSDGTKTPAELITLAHDLGLHGVAITDHDTTAGWADAARQAEAVGLPLLRGTEITAEDGAVSVHMLAYQYDPKNEAITELFRATRLARVERAKRMVARLAEDFPISWESVTAQAKQGKKTTVGRPHMADALVAAGVYATRSDAFAGAISGTSKYYIPTPSPSTHEVVRTVREAGGVSVIAHPGDRARNRVLLSDRQIRDLAAEGLGGLEVWHRGNDEEQRRRLLGLADELGLLVTGGSDWHGAGKPNLLGENLTDDATVAEIVRRGAIPLVG, from the coding sequence ATGACTCGACACGTTCCGCCTCACGATCGCAATTGCGCCAACGGTTGGGATTTGCACTGCCATACAGTTTATTCCGATGGTACCAAAACCCCTGCAGAATTGATAACTCTTGCTCACGACCTTGGACTGCATGGAGTGGCCATCACCGACCACGACACCACCGCCGGTTGGGCGGACGCGGCCAGACAGGCCGAGGCCGTGGGATTGCCGCTGCTGCGTGGCACCGAGATCACCGCCGAGGACGGGGCCGTCTCCGTGCACATGCTCGCTTACCAATACGACCCCAAAAACGAAGCCATCACCGAGCTGTTCCGCGCCACCAGGCTCGCCCGCGTCGAACGTGCCAAGCGCATGGTCGCCAGGCTCGCCGAGGATTTCCCGATCAGCTGGGAGAGCGTGACCGCCCAGGCGAAGCAAGGCAAGAAGACCACCGTCGGCCGGCCGCATATGGCCGACGCGCTTGTGGCCGCCGGGGTCTACGCCACCCGTTCGGACGCGTTCGCCGGCGCCATTTCGGGGACGAGCAAGTATTACATTCCGACGCCTTCTCCCAGCACCCACGAGGTGGTGCGCACGGTGCGCGAGGCCGGTGGCGTGAGCGTCATCGCGCACCCCGGCGATCGCGCCCGCAACCGTGTGCTGCTCAGCGACAGGCAGATCAGGGACCTCGCGGCCGAGGGTCTTGGCGGGCTCGAGGTCTGGCATCGCGGCAACGACGAGGAGCAGCGCCGCCGTCTGCTCGGCCTCGCCGACGAGCTGGGTCTTTTGGTCACTGGGGGCTCGGACTGGCACGGCGCCGGCAAGCCGAACCTGTTGGGGGAGAACCTCACCGACGACGCCACCGTCGCCGAGATCGTCCGCCGTGGCGCGATTCCACTGGTGGGCTGA
- a CDS encoding DUF3052 domain-containing protein produces the protein METVNETASKNAEEFGFHAGDIVQEWLWDDDVSESIRQKIMTLTGEDLVDEDYGSAVDGVIIWWRDGDDEDALSDTIVDAHSVLGEDGPLWVLTPKPGRPGAASSVTVQSAAKTAGMNAATPLTVSEDWNGIHLRAFGKGK, from the coding sequence ATTGAAACTGTGAATGAAACGGCATCGAAAAACGCTGAGGAATTCGGTTTCCACGCTGGGGACATCGTGCAGGAATGGCTGTGGGATGACGACGTGAGTGAGTCGATTCGACAGAAAATCATGACGCTGACTGGAGAGGATCTTGTCGACGAGGACTATGGCTCCGCGGTCGACGGTGTCATTATTTGGTGGCGTGATGGCGACGACGAGGACGCGTTGTCCGACACCATCGTGGACGCCCATAGTGTGCTTGGTGAGGACGGCCCCCTGTGGGTGCTCACCCCCAAGCCTGGCCGCCCGGGAGCCGCCAGCTCGGTCACCGTGCAGTCCGCGGCGAAGACCGCCGGCATGAACGCGGCCACCCCGCTCACGGTCTCCGAGGACTGGAACGGCATCCACCTGCGCGCCTTCGGCAAAGGCAAGTAA